From Amycolatopsis sp. WQ 127309:
AGGCACTCGCCCGGCATCTTCTCCAGCACCCCGCCGATGCCGCCGGCCTCGTTGTAGGCGGCGATGACCACGACCAACGGCGACAGCCGCAGGTCGGGGTGGCGGCCGCGGAAGTCGGCGAGCGCACCGGTGTCGACGTCGTCGGGGAAGGCGGCCAGGCGCTTGCGGCTGGCCGAGGTCAACGTCGTGAAGCCGAGCGCGCCCGCGACGGGCAGCAGCACGAGCGCCGGGATCTGGTAGCGCCACGAGAACTGGAACACGGCCGAGGCGAACAGCAGGACCAGCCCGCTCGTCGACGCCAGCAGCGCGCCCGCCCGCGCCGCGTCCACCGGCCGTTTCCGCCGGACGACCGTCAGCAGCCCCAGCAACGCGCCGACGCCGAGCACCGCGCCCGGGACGTAGCCGCCGTTGAGCTGGTAGTCGCGCAGGAAGGCGGCCAGTGGCTCGTCGACGCTCGCGACGACGCCGTCGTTCTGCTGCGTGACCAGGTCGATCAGGGACTGGTCGGCCCACTGCGGATAGGTGAGCTGGAACTGCCAGCGGTCCAGCGGGACGTCGGTCGGGTCCTGCTCGCGGGCCCAGGCGAAGCTCTTGGCGAAGTCGTCCAGCACCGCGCCCGCGACGTCGCCGGGCTGGGCTTTCAGCACCTCGATCGCGAACTGGTGCGCGAGCGCCGCCTTGTCCGCGCCGGGCGGCAGCGGGCCGGGCCAGTTCGGGTCGAGGTCGGCATGCGCGTAGTTGTCCACGAGCCGCGTCTCGCGCGGTTCGGCCGGGCAGAACACCTGCAGTTCGGGCGCCAGGTGCAGGTTCGCGCAGTCGGCGACGGCGGCGGCACGGCCGTAGAGCATGTTCCCCGACGGCCCGGTCAGGCCCCACTTGCCGGTCTCGGAATGCACCCGCGCGGCGTACGGCAGGATCACGACGAGGATGCCCAGCACGCCCACGCCGGCGCGGCGCCAGCCCGCCCAGTGCCGCCACGCGCCCCCGGCGGCGACCAGGTAGACCAGCAGCGGCAGGGCCAGCGAGATCCCGATCAGCCGCACCAGCACGGCGAACCCGACGAGCAGGCCCGCGATCCCGGCGCGCTTCCAGCCGGGGGCCCCGCGGCCGAGCAGCACCCACAGCAGCCCGAGCAGCACCGCCTCGAAGACCACCTCGGACATGATGTTCTGCTCGATCTGCAGCTGGTAGGCGTCGAGCAGCACGGGAGCCGCGGCGAGCGCGGCGACCCACGGGCGGCCGCCGAGGCGCAGCACGAGCGCGTAGACGCCGATCGCGATCAGCAGGCCGCCGGCGTGCTGCACCGCCGCGACCCACGCCAGGCCGCCGACCGCCAGCAGCGGCCGCAGCACCAGGTCGTAGCCGATCGGGTCGAGCTGGTCGGCGCGCAGCGCGTGCAGGTTGTCGATGTAGCGGAACGAGTCGATGTAGAGCAGGGCCGGCCGGTAGGCGAGCCAGGTGAGCACCCGCAGGGCGATCGCGGGGAGCAGCAGCAGGAGCAGGAGCCAGTGGCGGCGGAGGAAACCGGACACGCCCGCGGTCACTCCGTCGCGTTCGGACGCTCGAGACCGGAGAAGTACTTCCACGCCGTGGCGAGCCCGTCGGTCAGCGACGTCGACGGCCGGTAGCCGATCGTCTCCGCGCTCCCCGAGACGTCGACGACCACCGCGGGCATCTCCCCCGCCGGCGCCTC
This genomic window contains:
- a CDS encoding glycosyltransferase family 2 protein; amino-acid sequence: MSGFLRRHWLLLLLLLPAIALRVLTWLAYRPALLYIDSFRYIDNLHALRADQLDPIGYDLVLRPLLAVGGLAWVAAVQHAGGLLIAIGVYALVLRLGGRPWVAALAAAPVLLDAYQLQIEQNIMSEVVFEAVLLGLLWVLLGRGAPGWKRAGIAGLLVGFAVLVRLIGISLALPLLVYLVAAGGAWRHWAGWRRAGVGVLGILVVILPYAARVHSETGKWGLTGPSGNMLYGRAAAVADCANLHLAPELQVFCPAEPRETRLVDNYAHADLDPNWPGPLPPGADKAALAHQFAIEVLKAQPGDVAGAVLDDFAKSFAWAREQDPTDVPLDRWQFQLTYPQWADQSLIDLVTQQNDGVVASVDEPLAAFLRDYQLNGGYVPGAVLGVGALLGLLTVVRRKRPVDAARAGALLASTSGLVLLFASAVFQFSWRYQIPALVLLPVAGALGFTTLTSASRKRLAAFPDDVDTGALADFRGRHPDLRLSPLVVVIAAYNEAGGIGGVLEKMPGECLGRPVDVLVVVDGGTDDTAAIAEDHGAYVCVAPRNRGQGAALRLGYHLAAASGAEYIVTTDADGQYDNSELEALVGPVVDGTADFVTGSRRLGHEEADSRVRWLGVRVFAVLASVLTRRRITDTSFGFRAMRADLACSVPLNEPQYQSSELLLGVTARGSRVVELPMSMRLRKAGKSKKGGSVVYGANYARVMTGTWWRGYVLRRGRTRGGRAG